The proteins below are encoded in one region of Telopea speciosissima isolate NSW1024214 ecotype Mountain lineage chromosome 10, Tspe_v1, whole genome shotgun sequence:
- the LOC122644226 gene encoding 2-alkenal reductase (NADP(+)-dependent)-like has product MAKGEEVSNKQVLLKDYVVGFPKETDMVLNTGTISLKAPEGLEAVVVKNLYLSCDPYMRLCMKEQDRTSFLPSFAPGSVLTGHTVAKVVDSNHPNFKEGDLVWGINGWEEFSLITMTNFLHKIEHTDVPLSYYIGILGMPGLTAYACFHELCSPKKGENVFISAASGAVGQLVGQFAKLMGCYVVGSAGSKEKVDLLKNMFEFDEAFNYKEENDLDAALRRYFPEGIDIYFENVGGKMLDAVLLNMKTNGRIAVCGMISQYNFEKPEGVHNLFCLISKQIRMEGFLVGNYLHLYPKFHDFIIPFIKEGKISYVEDTVEGLDKAPGALIGLFSGRNVGKQVVVVGRE; this is encoded by the exons ATGGCGAAGGGAGAAGAGGTTAGTAACAAACAGGTTCTGCTGAAAGATTATGTTGTTGGGTTTCCGAAAGAAACGGATATGGTTCTCAACACTGGGACCATAAGCTTGAAGGCTCCTGAGGGTTTGGAAGCGGTTGTAGTGAAGAATCTCTACTTATCCTGCGATCCATACATGAGGTTGTGTATGAAGGAGCAGGATAGAACCagctttcttccttctttcgcGCCTGGCTCT GTTTTAACTGGGCATACTGTGGCTAAAGTGGTGGATTCTAATCATCCAAACTTCAAGGAAGGTGACTTGGTGTGGGGGATAAATGGATGGGAAGAGTTTAGCTTGATTACAATGACAAACTTTCTGCACAAAATTGAACACACCGATGTGCCACTCTCCTACTATATAGGAATACTTG GGATGCCTGGGTTGACTGCTTATGCTTGTTTTCATGAGTTGTGCTCTCCTAAGAAAGGAGAAAATGTGTTCATATCTGCTGCATCTGGCGCAGTTGGCCAACTTGTCGGACAGTTTGCCAAGTTAATGGGTTGTTATGTGGTTGGAAGTGctggaagcaaagaaaag GTTGATCTGTTGAAGAACATGTTTGAATTTGATGAGGCTTTCAATTATAAAGAAGAGAATGACTTGGATGCTGCTTTAAGAAG GTACTTTCCTGAAGGTATAGACATTTACTTTGAAAATGTTGGTGGGAAGATGCTTGATGCAGTCCTTCTCAACATGAAAACTAATGGCCGCATTGCTGTGTGTGGGATGATCTCCCAGTACAACTTCGAAAAGCCAGAGGGTGTGCACAATTTGTTTTGCCTTATTAGTAAGCAGATTCGCATGGAAGGGTTTTTGGTTGGCAACTACCTTCACCTTTACCCCAAGTTCCATGATTTTATTATACCTTTtatcaaagaagggaaaatttctTATGTAGAAGATACTGTTGAAGGCCTTGATAAAGCACCTGGAGCTTTGATTGGACTCTTCAGTGGCCGCAATGTTGGGAAACAGGTTGTGGTGGTTGGTCGTGAATGA
- the LOC122643575 gene encoding uncharacterized protein LOC122643575, with protein sequence MAQLEEELEQEEAHWHQKSRIDWLKCGDRNSRFFHASTIDRRQFNSIVKLKGSDGNWVETETQVAQVANPELAEHFRPISLSGVAIKVISKIFANRLSGSLQNIISPSQSAFVPDRLISDNVFIAHELFHFIRLQKKRKKRFLALKLDMRKPYDRLEWPFIQAVLLKMGFCTHWVGLIMECLSTVSYTLLVNGVEKGSFFPSRGIKQGDPLSPFLFILCSQVLSTVIEEAEQQDLVSSIRVRSRAPPISHLMFADDCLLFSETNTSNIRNLHHCLEVYCAASGQEVNLSKSSITFSPNTTATTKRRISRILKIKYGEGPSKYLGLPTNFGVSKADLFRDIGSRISSRIQGWKQRLLSTAGKEILIKTIKANERKVQWISWTRLFRAKEKGGLGFRDPLLHNRALLAKSYKPNGVTEEKVQDLIDLQNHSWKIETLQCLFSPREVTAILAIKLPVFPSPDTLIWGGDKKGIFSVKYAYHLSCNIRDQQQALNSSSSRTHSWDLVPSSTWKLIWNCQSYPKIKSFMWKACAQGLPTSENLIKRQMQVDLLCRRCGSCNESMDHILFECQYAKAVWFSSNLSYVVPSQDTPSLPKFCKLGN encoded by the exons ATGGCCcagttagaagaagaattggaacAGGAAGAGGCACATTGGCATCAAAAGTCTCGCATCGATTGGTTGAAGTGCGGAGATAGAAACTCAAGGTTCTTCCATGCTTCTACCATTGATCGTCGCCAATTTAATAGTATTGTTAAGCTCAAAGGTAGTGATGGCAACTGGGTGGAGACTGAAACGCAGGTTGCTCAA GTGGCGAACCCCGAATTGGCTGAACACTTCCGCCCAATTAGTTTAAGTGGAGTGGCAATCAAGGTCATTTCAAAGATCTTTGCTAATAGATTAAGTGGATCTCTCCAGAACATTATATCCCCATCCCAATCTGCATTTGTTCCTGATCGGTTGATCTCGGACAACGTGTTCATTGCCCATGAATTGTTTCACTTCATCAGacttcaaaagaaaaggaagaaaagattcTTGGCCCTTAAGTTGGATATGCGGAAGCCATATGATCGCCTTGAATGGCCATTCATCCAAGCTGTCTTACTTAAAATGGGTTTCTGTACTCATTGGGTTGGGTTGATTATGGAGTGCCTTTCTACTGTGTCCTATACTTTACTTGTAAATGGTGTTGAAAAAGGATCATTTTTTCCATCTAGGGGTATAAAGCAGGGtgaccccctctcccctttcctgTTTATTTTGTGTTCCCAAGTGTTGAGTACTGTCATTGAGGAAGCAGAGCAACAAGACCTGGTGAGTAGCATTCGTGTGCGGTCAAGAGCACCACCTATATCCCATCTTATGTTTGCAGACGACTGTCTTCTTTTTTCGGAGACCAATACAAGCAATATTCGCAACCTCCATCATTGTCTCGAAGTTTACTGTGCAGCGAGTGGGCAGGAAGTCAATCTAAGCAAATCCTCAATCACTTTCAGTCCTAACACCACTGCTACTACAAAACGGCGGATATCCAgaattttgaaaatcaaataTGGGGAAGGACCTTCCAAATACCTTGGACTACCCACCAATTTTGGAGTGTCCAAGGCTGATCTATTTCGAGACATTGGTAGCCGCATCTCTTCTAGGATCCAGGGGTGGAAACAGAGGCTTCTTTCCACGGCAGGGAAAGAGATACTTATTAAAACAATT AAAGCTAACGAGAGGAAGGTCCAGTGGATTTCATGGACACGGCTATTCCGAGCCAAGGAGAAAGGAGGTTTGGGGTTCAGGGATCCATTGCTTCACAACAGGGCTTTGCTAGCAAAG AGTTACAAGCCTAATGGGGTTACAGAGGAAAAGGTACAGGATTTGATTGATCTGCAAAATCACTCTTGGAAGATTGAGACCCTCCAATGCCTGTTCTCCCCCAGAGAAGTTACAGCCATTCTTGCCATCAAACTTCCTGTTTTCCCTTCACCAGATACACTCATTTGGGGTGGGGataaaaaagggattttttcgGTGAAATATGCGTATCATCTAAGCTGTAACATCAGAGATCAACAGCAAGCCCtcaattcttcctcttctcGCACTCACAGCTGGGATCTTGTTCCTTCATCCACTTGGAAGTTGATTTGGAACTGTCAATCCTATCCAAAAATCAAGTCTTTTATGTGGAAAGCTTGTGCCCAAGGCTTACCAACAAGTGAAAACCTTATAAAGAGGCAAATGCAAGTCGACCTACTTTGCAGGAGATGTGGTAGTTGCAACGAATCGATGGACCACATCCTCTTCGAATGTCAATATGCTAAAGCAGTGTGGTTCAGTAGTAATCTCTCCTATGTTGTGCCTTCCCAAGATACTCCAAGCTTACCTAAGTTCTGCAAACTTGGAAATTGA